In Ilumatobacter fluminis, the following proteins share a genomic window:
- a CDS encoding C40 family peptidase — MTSSDTPRRSAASRATAALILATGFAGTTLAVGSNHASASVRTDSGAVAAQADRALDALDHWQESNRPLHYVRFIRAREAAADLLADDLGISGDELADEWATADEPKQVAMLSALTQLGVPYRSIHSEPGVGFDCSGLTIWAFAQAGIDLPRVSGDQISAAERIDEADAEPGDLLYYPGHISIYVGEGMMVHSPYTGSTVEVTEVASRTSRWGDSMTVED, encoded by the coding sequence ATGACTTCATCAGACACCCCCCGCCGCTCCGCCGCGTCACGAGCGACCGCAGCCCTGATTCTGGCCACCGGCTTCGCCGGTACCACGCTCGCCGTCGGTTCAAACCACGCCAGTGCGTCGGTGCGCACCGACTCGGGCGCCGTCGCTGCTCAAGCCGACCGCGCCCTCGACGCGCTCGACCACTGGCAGGAGTCGAATCGGCCCCTTCACTATGTGCGGTTCATCCGTGCTCGTGAAGCCGCCGCCGACCTCCTCGCCGACGATCTCGGCATCTCCGGCGACGAACTCGCCGACGAGTGGGCGACCGCCGACGAACCGAAGCAGGTCGCCATGCTGTCCGCGCTGACACAGCTCGGCGTGCCGTACCGTTCGATCCACAGCGAACCCGGCGTCGGCTTCGACTGCTCGGGCCTGACGATCTGGGCGTTCGCCCAGGCCGGCATCGACCTGCCGCGTGTCAGCGGCGATCAGATCTCGGCCGCCGAGCGCATCGACGAAGCGGACGCCGAGCCGGGCGACCTGCTGTACTACCCCGGCCACATCTCGATCTACGTGGGTGAGGGGATGATGGTGCACAGCCCGTACACCGGCAGCACCGTCGAGGTCACCGAAGTCGCCAGCCGCACCAGCCGCTGGGGCGACTCCATGACCGTCGAAGACTGA
- a CDS encoding XdhC family protein has translation MSVYGDLSAAIRAEEPVALVTVIDGPYTGAKLLVRPGHEPLGGLGHPELDRVAHRDALAELEAGRSGVRHYGPAGETTPEDLVDTPLVRVFVESWAPPPQMWIFGAVDFTAALAKVAKVLGYRVTVCDAREIFATRRRFPMADEVRVTWPGPMFDERGTELGPRDAVCILTHDPKFDVPAVQGALATGVGYIGVMGSRKTHDKRLERLAEAGTDDPADLDRLMSPIGLDLGARTPEETAISICAEIIARRTGRVTPSLRDGTGPIHQ, from the coding sequence GTGAGCGTCTACGGCGACCTGTCGGCTGCGATCCGCGCCGAGGAACCGGTCGCGCTCGTCACGGTGATCGACGGCCCGTACACCGGCGCCAAGCTGCTCGTCCGTCCGGGTCACGAGCCGCTGGGCGGACTCGGCCATCCCGAACTCGACCGGGTCGCACATCGCGACGCCCTCGCCGAGTTGGAGGCCGGACGATCGGGCGTCCGCCACTACGGACCGGCCGGCGAGACGACGCCGGAGGATCTGGTCGACACCCCGCTCGTGCGCGTCTTCGTCGAGAGCTGGGCGCCGCCGCCGCAGATGTGGATCTTCGGCGCCGTCGACTTCACGGCGGCGCTGGCGAAGGTGGCCAAGGTGCTCGGCTACCGGGTCACGGTCTGCGATGCGCGCGAGATCTTCGCGACCCGACGCCGGTTCCCCATGGCGGACGAGGTCCGCGTCACGTGGCCCGGGCCGATGTTCGACGAACGAGGCACCGAGCTCGGACCCCGAGACGCCGTGTGCATCCTCACCCACGATCCGAAGTTCGACGTGCCGGCGGTGCAGGGCGCGCTGGCCACCGGCGTCGGCTACATCGGTGTGATGGGCAGCAGGAAGACGCACGACAAACGACTCGAGCGTCTCGCCGAAGCCGGCACCGACGATCCGGCCGATCTCGACCGACTGATGTCGCCGATCGGCCTCGATCTCGGTGCTCGCACGCCCGAGGAAACCGCGATCTCGATCTGCGCCGAGATCATCGCCCGACGCACCGGCCGGGTCACCCCCAGCCTGCGAGACGGCACCGGACCGATCCACCAGTAG
- a CDS encoding XdhC family protein codes for MKDLLDDIDRWRGDRKRVALARVVDIEGSGPRDPGAAMAVNEVGEVVGSVSGGCVEGAVVTEALSILQGDRAPGVITFGYSDDEAFAVGLTCGGTIRLFIEELDW; via the coding sequence ATGAAGGACTTGCTGGACGACATCGACCGTTGGCGGGGCGACCGCAAGCGCGTGGCGCTCGCTCGTGTGGTCGACATCGAAGGGTCGGGGCCGCGCGACCCGGGCGCGGCGATGGCGGTCAACGAGGTCGGCGAGGTCGTCGGCAGCGTGAGCGGCGGTTGCGTCGAAGGAGCCGTCGTCACCGAGGCGCTGTCGATCCTCCAGGGCGATCGAGCACCCGGTGTCATCACGTTCGGCTACAGCGACGACGAGGCCTTCGCCGTCGGTCTCACGTGCGGCGGCACGATCCGGTTGTTCATCGAGGAACTCGACTGGTGA
- a CDS encoding vWA domain-containing protein, which yields MSANTRDAGEIAVAFTRVLRGAGVRVPTSSTIAFGEALAELGVDHRDHTYWAGRATLVRRPEDIELYDRAFAVFWEHAAANTIFELTEEEEIQLVVDSDDEDDDGDTPDEADPSDEPTIELRFSATEILRRKDFADYSPTELEQAQQLMSRLRLAGSPRRSLRLTSADSRTARPDLRRTVRAAMRAHGEPMRRHYLQPSTRPRRLVLLLDVSGSMEPYARALIRFVHAAVAGRQKVEAFALGTRLTRITRELASRDPDEAVSRAAVAVADYGGGTRLGDGLRIFNDEWGQRGMARGAIVVVLSDGWDRGDPEVLAEQMQRLQRVAYKLIWVNPLKVTPGYAPLARGMAAALPFVDEFVEGHSIDAIEHLADVIATP from the coding sequence ATGTCGGCGAACACGCGCGATGCCGGCGAGATCGCCGTGGCGTTCACCCGTGTCCTGCGCGGCGCCGGCGTTCGTGTCCCGACCAGTTCGACGATCGCCTTCGGCGAAGCGCTCGCCGAACTCGGCGTCGACCACCGGGACCACACCTATTGGGCCGGCCGGGCGACCCTCGTCCGCCGCCCCGAGGACATCGAGCTCTACGACCGCGCCTTCGCAGTGTTCTGGGAGCACGCGGCCGCCAACACGATCTTCGAACTGACCGAGGAGGAGGAGATCCAACTCGTCGTCGACAGCGACGACGAGGACGACGACGGCGACACCCCCGACGAGGCCGACCCGAGCGACGAGCCGACGATCGAGCTGCGCTTCTCGGCGACCGAGATCCTCCGCCGGAAGGACTTCGCCGACTACTCCCCCACCGAACTCGAACAGGCCCAGCAGCTGATGTCGCGTCTCCGCCTGGCCGGTTCACCTCGTCGGTCGCTGCGCCTCACGAGTGCCGACAGCCGGACGGCCCGTCCCGATCTCCGTCGCACCGTTCGGGCGGCGATGCGGGCGCACGGCGAACCGATGCGTCGCCACTATCTCCAGCCGAGCACACGGCCACGTCGACTCGTGCTGCTGCTCGACGTGAGCGGCTCCATGGAGCCGTACGCCCGCGCCCTGATCCGATTCGTCCACGCCGCCGTCGCCGGCCGCCAGAAGGTCGAGGCGTTCGCGCTCGGCACGCGGTTGACGCGGATCACGCGCGAACTCGCCTCCCGCGATCCCGACGAGGCGGTGAGCCGTGCTGCGGTCGCCGTGGCCGACTACGGCGGCGGCACCCGCCTCGGCGACGGCCTCCGCATCTTCAACGACGAGTGGGGGCAGCGGGGCATGGCGCGTGGTGCGATCGTCGTCGTGCTGTCCGACGGCTGGGACCGCGGCGACCCCGAGGTGCTCGCCGAACAGATGCAGCGCCTCCAGCGGGTCGCGTACAAGCTGATCTGGGTCAACCCGCTGAAGGTGACGCCGGGCTACGCCCCGCTCGCTCGCGGCATGGCCGCCGCGCTGCCGTTCGTCGACGAGTTCGTCGAGGGCCACTCGATCGATGCGATCGAGCACCTCGCCGACGTGATCGCCACGCCGTGA
- a CDS encoding AAA family ATPase, with translation MTPADVSAALTAHGYLPNDGLTTSVFLAMQLRRPLLLEGEAGVGKTELAKVLSAWTGGELIRLQCYEGIDAAQAVYDWDYARQLLHLRAAEATGETAGRSSDAVEAELYQERFLIKRALLRAIGHGDGPPPVLLIDEVDRADDEFEAYLLEVLSDYQITVPELGVFRAATPPIVILTSNRTRDVHDALKRRCLYHWVEHPDFDREVAIVRLRVPECSDQLARQVAAAVEAMRDLNLYKPPGVAETIDWATALGKLGVSTLDQHSVETTLGTVLKYREDHDRVRKGGTQLLLEQAMGHR, from the coding sequence ATGACTCCGGCCGATGTTTCCGCCGCGCTGACGGCGCACGGGTACCTGCCGAACGACGGGCTCACCACGTCGGTGTTCCTGGCGATGCAGCTCCGGCGCCCCCTGCTGCTCGAGGGCGAAGCCGGCGTCGGCAAGACCGAACTCGCGAAGGTCCTCAGCGCCTGGACCGGCGGCGAGTTGATCCGGCTCCAGTGCTACGAAGGCATCGACGCCGCCCAGGCCGTGTACGACTGGGACTACGCCCGACAGCTGCTCCACCTACGCGCTGCCGAGGCGACCGGCGAGACGGCCGGCCGCTCGTCCGACGCGGTCGAGGCCGAGCTGTACCAGGAGCGCTTCCTGATCAAGCGGGCGTTGCTCCGGGCGATCGGGCACGGTGACGGCCCGCCGCCGGTGCTCCTGATCGACGAGGTCGACCGCGCCGACGACGAGTTCGAGGCATACCTGCTCGAGGTGCTGTCCGACTACCAGATCACGGTGCCCGAACTCGGCGTGTTCCGCGCCGCCACGCCACCGATCGTCATCCTGACGAGCAACCGCACCCGCGACGTCCACGACGCTCTCAAACGGCGGTGCCTGTACCACTGGGTCGAGCATCCCGACTTCGACCGCGAGGTCGCGATCGTGCGCCTGCGCGTGCCCGAATGCTCCGACCAGCTCGCCCGCCAGGTGGCCGCCGCCGTCGAGGCGATGCGCGACCTGAACCTCTACAAGCCGCCCGGGGTCGCGGAGACGATCGACTGGGCGACCGCCCTCGGCAAGCTGGGTGTCAGCACCCTCGACCAACACAGTGTCGAGACGACGCTGGGCACCGTGCTCAAGTACCGCGAGGACCACGATCGCGTGCGAAAGGGCGGCACCCAGCTGCTGCTCGAGCAGGCGATGGGTCACCGCTGA
- a CDS encoding NAD(P)/FAD-dependent oxidoreductase, whose amino-acid sequence MSLPSDEIDQRHLDAIADADQYPYWYDGANEPDSNPTLVRTENCDLCVVGGGYTGLWTAIIAKERDPSRDVVLIEAGTVGGAASGRNGGFMDASLTHGVGNAMARWPDEVEILEELGWRNLNDIEATIRKYGIDCDYERTGVIEVANTTHPGEYLDEVRAEYQLLTEWGYDVEWLDAEAMQAQVHSPIYTGGLWSKSTSAIVDPAKLVWGLKTTAERLGVRIYEDTKATDLKRDGIGVMVTTPLGAIRAGKVALATNAFKPLLRRLANYIAPVYDYCMVTEPLTDEQLASIGWENRQGLSDLANQFHYYRLTADNRILWGGYDAIYYWGGKVSTELESRPETWAKLSQHFFETFPQLAGVRFSHVWGGVIDTSSRFSVFWGRAMGGRVSYALGYTGLGVAASRFGAAVMLDLLHGRNSIATRTQFVQSRPLPFPPEPFRFVGIQATRWSMDREDKTGKRNLWLKGLDRMGLGFDS is encoded by the coding sequence ATGTCGCTCCCATCCGACGAGATCGATCAGCGCCACCTCGACGCGATCGCCGACGCCGACCAGTACCCCTACTGGTACGACGGCGCGAACGAACCGGACAGCAACCCGACCCTCGTTCGCACCGAGAACTGCGACCTGTGCGTCGTCGGCGGTGGGTACACCGGGTTGTGGACTGCGATCATCGCCAAGGAGCGCGATCCGTCGCGCGACGTCGTCCTGATCGAAGCCGGCACCGTCGGCGGCGCCGCCAGTGGCCGCAACGGCGGCTTCATGGACGCCTCGCTCACCCACGGTGTCGGCAACGCGATGGCTCGCTGGCCCGACGAGGTCGAGATCCTCGAGGAGCTCGGCTGGCGCAACCTCAACGACATCGAGGCGACGATCCGCAAGTACGGCATCGACTGCGACTACGAGCGCACCGGTGTGATCGAGGTGGCGAACACCACCCACCCCGGCGAGTACCTCGACGAGGTCCGCGCCGAGTACCAGCTGCTCACCGAGTGGGGCTACGACGTCGAGTGGCTCGACGCCGAGGCAATGCAGGCCCAGGTGCATTCTCCGATCTACACCGGCGGGCTGTGGAGCAAGTCGACCAGCGCGATCGTCGACCCCGCCAAGCTCGTGTGGGGCCTCAAGACGACCGCCGAACGGCTCGGGGTCCGTATCTACGAAGACACCAAGGCCACCGACCTCAAACGCGACGGCATCGGGGTCATGGTCACCACACCGCTCGGCGCCATCCGCGCCGGCAAGGTGGCGTTGGCGACCAACGCCTTCAAACCACTCCTGCGGCGTCTCGCCAACTACATCGCGCCGGTGTACGACTACTGCATGGTGACCGAGCCGCTCACCGACGAGCAGCTCGCGTCGATCGGCTGGGAGAACCGCCAGGGACTCTCCGACCTCGCCAACCAGTTCCACTACTACCGACTCACCGCCGACAACCGGATCCTGTGGGGCGGCTACGACGCCATCTACTACTGGGGCGGCAAGGTCTCGACCGAGCTCGAGAGCCGTCCCGAGACCTGGGCCAAGCTCAGCCAGCACTTCTTCGAGACGTTCCCGCAGCTCGCCGGCGTGCGGTTCAGCCACGTGTGGGGCGGCGTCATCGACACCTCGAGCCGGTTCTCGGTCTTCTGGGGGCGGGCGATGGGTGGCCGCGTCTCGTACGCGCTCGGCTACACGGGCCTCGGCGTCGCGGCGTCACGGTTCGGCGCCGCGGTCATGCTCGATCTGCTGCACGGCCGCAACTCGATCGCGACCCGCACCCAGTTCGTCCAGAGCCGCCCGCTTCCCTTCCCGCCCGAGCCGTTCCGGTTCGTCGGCATCCAGGCCACCCGCTGGTCGATGGATCGAGAAGACAAGACGGGCAAGCGCAACCTCTGGCTCAAGGGCCTCGACCGCATGGGCCTCGGCTTCGACTCCTGA
- a CDS encoding FAD binding domain-containing protein, with the protein MIPAAFEYVRAGSAEEAISLIGEHGDEAKFLAGGHSLIPLMKLRLAQPTVLVDIGRVNDLSYIRDGGDHVAIGALTRHMDVENSDLVRSEVPLLAHAASHVGDPQVRHRGTLGGTIAHADPASDLPATTLALGATYVAQGPNGTREIAASEFYQGFLESALAPDEMLTEIRVPKMQGAGWSFQKFNRRAQDWAIVGVAAWRRNGDSGVALVNMGSVPILASSVSSALSSGASIDDAAEQAAAEAEPQADLNASVEYRTHLAKVLVKRALNEATG; encoded by the coding sequence ATGATCCCAGCAGCATTCGAGTACGTCCGGGCCGGTTCGGCCGAGGAAGCGATCAGCCTGATCGGAGAGCACGGCGACGAGGCCAAGTTCCTCGCCGGCGGCCACAGCCTCATCCCCCTGATGAAGTTGCGCCTCGCTCAGCCGACGGTGCTCGTCGACATCGGTCGAGTGAACGACCTGTCGTACATCCGCGACGGCGGCGACCATGTCGCCATCGGCGCGCTGACCCGCCACATGGACGTCGAGAACAGCGACCTCGTCCGCAGCGAGGTGCCGCTCCTCGCCCACGCCGCGAGCCACGTCGGCGACCCGCAGGTGCGCCATCGCGGCACGCTCGGCGGCACGATCGCCCACGCCGATCCGGCGTCCGATCTGCCGGCGACGACGCTCGCACTCGGCGCCACCTACGTCGCCCAGGGCCCGAACGGCACCCGCGAGATCGCGGCGTCGGAGTTCTACCAGGGCTTCCTCGAGTCGGCGCTCGCTCCCGACGAGATGCTCACCGAGATCCGCGTCCCGAAGATGCAGGGTGCCGGGTGGAGCTTCCAGAAGTTCAACCGGCGCGCCCAGGACTGGGCGATCGTCGGCGTCGCGGCGTGGCGCCGCAACGGCGACTCCGGTGTCGCGCTCGTCAACATGGGTTCGGTCCCGATCCTGGCGTCGAGCGTCTCGTCGGCCCTGTCGAGCGGCGCGTCGATCGACGATGCCGCCGAGCAGGCGGCCGCCGAGGCCGAACCGCAGGCCGACCTCAACGCCAGCGTCGAGTACCGCACCCACCTGGCCAAGGTGCTGGTGAAGCGGGCCCTGAACGAAGCCACCGGCTGA